A single genomic interval of Bdellovibrionota bacterium harbors:
- a CDS encoding PilZ domain-containing protein, with product MKRINPENKGAVIEYNEAIMGSETPVALSPDLFRHDPISIEIVSPEFGQVASVIQSRYISDKGMVLEFLPPLGDAHPFKTRVVLELKFRFPHDERPLTVSAKVLRIVPRGLDPDRKEISLVSLQFKSLPPQVIDQIRALEIETEARKGRLRSARIPVRFPVEPGGIDVISTLMARDLSMTGMFVSSRAKFPAGKILQLGFRLPFQQAQVSLTGKVIWEGEKPIPGLNEKVRGFGLHFMEVPATTRNAMAVYYARFVLPPRDFGTPPA from the coding sequence TTGAAACGAATCAACCCCGAGAACAAAGGCGCTGTAATCGAGTATAATGAGGCGATCATGGGATCGGAAACTCCTGTCGCGCTTTCGCCGGATCTTTTTCGGCACGATCCCATTTCCATTGAGATCGTCTCGCCCGAGTTCGGGCAAGTGGCGTCTGTAATCCAGAGCCGCTACATCTCTGATAAAGGGATGGTGCTTGAATTCCTACCTCCTCTGGGCGACGCCCATCCGTTTAAGACGCGCGTCGTGCTCGAATTGAAGTTCCGGTTTCCGCATGACGAACGACCGCTGACCGTCAGCGCAAAGGTCCTGCGGATCGTGCCGCGCGGCCTGGACCCGGATCGAAAAGAAATTTCACTCGTCTCGCTTCAATTCAAGAGTCTGCCGCCGCAAGTGATCGACCAGATCCGGGCGTTGGAGATCGAAACGGAAGCCAGGAAAGGCCGGCTGCGGTCGGCCCGTATTCCGGTCCGTTTTCCCGTCGAGCCGGGTGGAATCGACGTCATCTCCACACTGATGGCACGGGATTTATCGATGACCGGCATGTTCGTAAGCTCCCGGGCGAAGTTCCCGGCGGGAAAGATCTTGCAACTCGGGTTCCGTCTCCCCTTTCAGCAGGCTCAGGTTTCGCTGACCGGGAAGGTGATCTGGGAAGGGGAAAAACCGATTCCGGGACTCAATGAGAAAGTACGCGGCTTCGGTCTCCATTTCATGGAGGTCCCGGCGACGACGCGAAACGCAATGGCGGTTTATTACGCGCGCTTTGTTCTGCCCCCGAGAGATTTTGGCACCCCCCCCGCCTAA